From the Piliocolobus tephrosceles isolate RC106 unplaced genomic scaffold, ASM277652v3 unscaffolded_16628, whole genome shotgun sequence genome, one window contains:
- the LOC111533811 gene encoding dynein heavy chain domain-containing protein 1-like, whose amino-acid sequence MQQGLQERVQNCDRIRAGQGSIYLQRVQHKQLEQKLKQAEAWWLQLGKFARLVDYMICQSLISILEEQITSFVANILQAPRQKPFLSSQLVFDDHDQLSHVPCVENMIQILTGGLQSVKTSALQVFWIEQKAGCGNSQFLSSE is encoded by the exons ATGCAACAGGGCCTACAGGAGCGAGTGCAAAACTGCGACAGGATCAGGGCAGGCCAAGGCTCCATATACCTTCAGAGGGTACAGCACAAACAACTGGAGCAGAAGCTGAAGCAAGCAGAGGCCTGGTGGCTGCAGCTGGGAAAGTTTGCCCGCCTGGTCGACTACATGATTTGTCAGAGCCTCATTTCTATCTTGGAAGAGCAGATAACCTCTTTTGTGGCCAACATCCTTCAA GCCCCAAGGCAGAAACCCTTTCTCTCATCACAGCTGGTCTTTGATGATCATGACCAACTGTCTCATGTGCCCTGTGTTGAAAATATGATTCAGATTCTAACTGGAGGCCTACAGTCTGTCAAGACCTCTGCCTTGCAGGTATTCTGGATTGAGCAGAAAGCTGGCTGTGGGAATTCCCAGTTCCTATCCTCTGAGTAA